A window from Myxococcota bacterium encodes these proteins:
- a CDS encoding MarR family winged helix-turn-helix transcriptional regulator yields the protein MAKPRSPRIFHQLHRAHGALFRALDRRLRDSEGIATAHQVILFALAEQDGLPSSEVARRAGHSKSRLTGLVDTLEAQGLVERRTSEEDGRVQLLHATRAGRALIARTVSQTKALNTALLAPFDRKEQETIGAFLEHVRNEAEKL from the coding sequence ATGGCAAAGCCCCGCTCTCCTCGGATCTTTCACCAGCTGCATCGCGCCCACGGAGCGCTCTTCCGGGCGCTCGACAGACGCCTGCGCGACAGCGAGGGAATCGCCACGGCGCATCAGGTGATCCTCTTCGCGCTGGCGGAACAGGATGGCCTGCCGAGCTCGGAGGTCGCCCGACGTGCGGGGCACAGCAAGTCGCGGCTCACCGGTCTGGTCGACACCCTCGAGGCGCAGGGTCTGGTCGAGCGCCGCACCTCGGAGGAGGACGGTCGCGTCCAGCTCCTCCACGCGACTCGAGCCGGGCGGGCGCTGATCGCGCGCACCGTGTCCCAGACGAAGGCCCTCAACACCGCGCTGCTCGCGCCCTTCGATCGGAAGGAGCAGGAGACCATCGGGGCCTTCCTCGAGCACGTCCGCAACGAAGCGGAGAAGCTCTAG
- a CDS encoding LysR family transcriptional regulator — MNLDHLDLFLTIVEKGSMAAAGRELGLSATTVSERLASLEARFGASLLHRTTRTIGLTDEGRTLAEGARLLLEEAGELENRVRRGAETLSGRIRIGAPLDLGRSIVAPVVDAFLREHPTISIELLLSDGYLNVIDDGIDLAVRFGNLADSTLRVRKLGEHARVVCAAPRYVEAHGAPKKPTDLAEHNCIAMRFGSHLDNVWRFRVKRKELRVTVHGDRIANDSALVREWAVAGHGIVWKSELDVRDDLEAGRLVRLLEDCPAMTLPLQMVFPPGRSQPRRVRAFADALADAIQSPVR, encoded by the coding sequence ATGAATCTCGATCATCTGGACCTGTTTCTCACGATCGTGGAGAAGGGCAGCATGGCGGCCGCCGGCCGGGAACTGGGGCTCTCGGCGACGACGGTGTCCGAGCGTCTTGCGTCGCTCGAAGCCCGTTTCGGGGCCTCGCTGCTGCATCGCACCACGCGCACGATCGGGCTCACCGACGAGGGGCGAACGCTCGCCGAGGGCGCGCGGCTCCTCCTCGAAGAGGCGGGCGAACTCGAGAACCGGGTTCGCCGCGGCGCCGAGACCCTCTCGGGCCGCATCCGTATCGGGGCACCGCTCGATCTGGGGCGGTCGATCGTGGCGCCCGTCGTCGACGCGTTCTTGCGCGAACACCCGACGATCTCGATCGAGCTGCTCCTGTCGGACGGTTACCTGAACGTGATCGACGACGGAATCGATCTCGCAGTGCGCTTCGGAAACCTGGCCGACAGCACTCTCCGCGTCCGAAAGCTCGGCGAACACGCGCGTGTCGTTTGTGCCGCTCCTCGCTACGTCGAGGCGCATGGGGCACCGAAGAAGCCCACCGACCTCGCGGAACACAACTGCATCGCGATGCGATTCGGATCGCACCTCGACAACGTCTGGCGCTTTCGCGTGAAGCGGAAGGAGCTCCGCGTGACGGTGCACGGCGACCGTATCGCCAACGACAGCGCGCTCGTCCGCGAGTGGGCCGTCGCCGGTCACGGCATCGTATGGAAGTCCGAGCTCGACGTCCGGGACGACCTCGAGGCTGGCCGGCTCGTGCGATTGCTCGAAGACTGTCCGGCGATGACCCTGCCGTTGCAGATGGTCTTCCCGCCGGGCCGCAGCCAACCGCGGCGGGTGCGTGCCTTCGCCGACGCGTTGGCCGACGCGATTCAGAGTCCCGTTCGCTAG